One window of the Chryseobacterium camelliae genome contains the following:
- a CDS encoding GAF domain-containing sensor histidine kinase yields the protein MNRYSFPDNLIPANDGSRLSKLKQYDVVDTLSEPEFDTISSMAAEIFQAPGAFVNFVDAEKVFFKSNLSTFPTNQVHRNDSLCSLTILEDDITVFYDTHAFNELSQNPYVHTEGGIRFYAGAPIKTPEGHNIGTVCVIDDQPRNAITEIQASLLKKLASLALEKLESRRMKRQMSQIVDDHLHQVTHDLLNPLTSIMISAQLIQKKAGDNEMLQKVGNSILERADFIQKSISNLLSDASLNEGEEQLAKESVKIKDLTDHLYRDFKMILEHKQQVLHINGVTDALLHIDRKRIHNVLANLVSNASKYSPLGSVIHLRYSELEKTALFEICDEGAGIAPEEFDKLFRKFSRLSSRPTGNERSHGFGLYTVKVLTEMHGGKVWAESEGVGKGTVFFVELPKY from the coding sequence ATGAACAGATATTCCTTTCCTGATAACCTCATCCCTGCCAACGACGGATCAAGGCTGTCTAAATTAAAGCAATATGATGTTGTTGATACGCTTTCGGAGCCGGAATTCGATACGATTTCCAGCATGGCTGCGGAAATTTTTCAGGCTCCCGGTGCTTTTGTGAATTTTGTGGATGCGGAAAAGGTTTTTTTCAAGTCTAATCTGAGTACATTTCCTACCAATCAGGTGCATAGAAACGACAGCCTGTGTTCACTTACCATTCTCGAAGATGATATTACGGTATTTTATGATACGCATGCGTTCAATGAACTCAGTCAAAATCCTTATGTTCATACAGAGGGCGGCATCCGCTTCTATGCCGGGGCTCCTATAAAAACACCGGAAGGACATAATATAGGTACGGTCTGTGTAATCGACGATCAGCCCAGGAATGCCATCACTGAAATTCAGGCCTCCCTGCTCAAGAAGCTGGCTTCCCTGGCTCTGGAAAAGCTTGAATCCAGGCGGATGAAAAGACAGATGTCTCAGATTGTTGATGACCACCTGCACCAGGTCACCCATGACCTGCTGAATCCTCTTACATCGATCATGATCTCTGCCCAGCTAATCCAGAAAAAAGCAGGTGATAATGAGATGCTTCAAAAAGTTGGTAACAGCATTCTGGAAAGGGCCGATTTTATACAGAAAAGCATCAGCAACCTCCTGAGTGATGCTTCCCTGAATGAAGGAGAAGAGCAGCTGGCCAAAGAATCAGTTAAAATTAAGGACCTGACAGACCATCTCTACCGCGACTTTAAAATGATCCTGGAACACAAGCAGCAGGTTCTACATATAAATGGAGTGACAGATGCGCTACTGCATATCGACCGCAAACGGATCCATAATGTTCTGGCTAATCTTGTGAGCAACGCATCCAAGTATTCACCTTTGGGATCTGTTATTCATCTCCGTTATTCGGAATTGGAAAAAACAGCGCTTTTCGAAATCTGTGATGAAGGAGCAGGGATTGCCCCGGAAGAATTTGACAAGCTGTTCAGGAAATTCTCCCGCCTGTCTTCCAGGCCTACCGGAAACGAACGCTCCCACGGATTCGGTCTGTACACCGTAAAAGTACTTACAGAAATGCATGGCGGAAAAGTATGGGCGGAAAGTGAAGGTGTAGGAAAGGGAACTGTCTTTTTTGTAGAGTTGCCCAAATACTGA